From one Excalfactoria chinensis isolate bCotChi1 chromosome 9, bCotChi1.hap2, whole genome shotgun sequence genomic stretch:
- the SI gene encoding sucrase-isomaltase, intestinal, with amino-acid sequence MGKRKFSGLEVTLIALFCLVAVVAIVLIVLLATGVPAVKTTEFTPQCLNVLTVERIDCIPDQTATKSICDLRGCCWSPQSDTSVPWCFFSKNHGYKVDGSTRSTQTGFEATLTRLPSPSLFGKDINTVLLTGEYQTANRFRFKITDPATQRFEVPHEHVGSFNGPAASNLNYRVEVRSNPFGIVVTRVSNGKVLFDTTIGPLQYSDQFLQLSIKLPSSNIYGVGEHVHKQYRHDLNWKTWPLFSRDIGPSEQMYNLYGVQTFFMCLEDSSGASFGVFLMNSNAMEFAVQPAPAVTYRTIGGILDFYILLGNSPEQVVQEYLQFVGLPMMPSYWSLGFQLSRWNYGSLDEVKAVVQRNRQIQLPYDAQITDIDYMEQKKDFTYDKVLFSDLPNFATFMHDKEQKYIIILDPAISTQPLVDGNQYDSYVRGENRKVWVNESDGVTTLVGEVWPGETVFPDFTNPECTSWWVEECRQFHGIVPYDGIWIDMNEVSNFVQGSNKGCEQNDLNYPPFTPNIVDKLMFSKTLCMDAVQKWGKHYDVHSLYGYSMAIATRQAIETVFPGKRSFLISRSTFIGSGKHTGHWLGDNAATWEQLRWSLPGMLEFSLFGFPYIGADICGFVFDTTEELCRRWMQVGAFYPFSRNHNAEGYIPQDPAVFGADSVLVQTSKHYLNIRYTLLPYLYTLFYRAHTRGDTVVRPVLHEFYTDEGTWGIDRQFLWGPGLLISAVIDQGADVIDAYIPDAVWYEYETGARISERKQWTKMYLPADKLGLHLRGGYIYPIQEPNTTTVKSRRNPLGLIIALNENNTAAGELFWDDGESTGTIESNNYIYYEFTVSNNRLQMNAISSSYVDPNNLRFEEIKILGALQEITAVTVYPDNVGQGSSHNITYYPTEKVAHITGLQLELGRSYTIEWTQQQSVNERFDCYPGIDPTREKCEQLGCVWDQAPSDPNRPSCYFTSDNVYSVEEVEYSSSGLAANLILNSANTRANDNYTAPISTLRLEVKYHTNNMLQFKIYDYQNARYEVPIELNLPTSPTSTSEGRLYDVSVQKKPFGIQIRRKSTGTVVWDSQLPTFTFSDMFIQISTRLPSQYIYGFGETEHTTYRRNMNWNTWGMFTRDQSPADHLNSYGYHPFYMALEEDSNAHGVFLLNSNAMDVTLQPTPALTYRTIGGILDFYMVLGPTPELVVQEYTELIGRPVMPPYWSLGFQLCRYGYRNDSEVAQLVEEMKATQIPYDVQYVDIDHMERQLDFTLSPRFSGLPNLINKIKGEGMRFIIILDPAISGNETDYPTFSRGVADDVFMKWPNSNDIIYSRVWPFLPNVQVNESLPEQTQIQLYGAHVAFPDFLRNSTVQWWKREIVEFYNNPTDPSKSIKFDGLWIDMNEPATFMNAAFGGCRNEILNNPPYMPHLGYRSEGLTYKSPCMEGQQYLPDGTPVRHYDVHSLYGWAQTRPTLEALQSVTRERGIVITRSTYPSSGRWAGHWLGDNAAAWDQLSKSIIGMMEFSLFGISYTGADICGFFNDSEYELCLRWMQLGSFYPYSRNHNEKGTKRQDPASWNSTFVNISRHVMNIRYTLLPYLYTLMHEAHAHGSTVVRPILHEFAQERATWDIFEQFLWGPALLISPVMTPGAVTVNAYIPNARWYDYHTDEVINARGEYRVLPAPLEHINLHIRGGYILAWQEPANTTYFSRKNPMGITAALNDSLLAEGQLYWDDGVRIDAYENGAYLLTSFSAQQNGLEIKVEHHGYSDPNNLVFTEIKVLGVPTNVQQVNVTQNGVIIPSAHVLSYDSTKQVLRVTQLQLHLGQSYTVQWS; translated from the exons ATGGGCAAGAGGAAGTTCAGTGGCCTGGAAGTCACTCTCATTGCCCTCTTCTGCCTGGTGGCGGTGGTGGCCATTGTCCTCATTGTGCTTTTAGCAACAGGAGTACCTGCAGTCAAAACTACAG AATTTACACCACAATGTCTGAACGTATTAACAGTGGAGAGAATTGACTGCATCCCGGATCAAACGGCAACAAAG AGCATCTGTGACTTgcgtggctgctgctggagtccCCAGAGTGATACCAGTGTACCCTGGTGTTTTTTCTCTAAAAACCATGGGTACAAAGTGGATGGGTCAACAAGATCAACTCAAACAG gATTTGAGGCCACGCTAACAAGGCTGCCATCACCTTCTCTCTTTGGAAAAGATATCAACACCGTCCTCCTCACAGGAGAGTATCAGACAGCAAATCGCTTCCGATTCAAG ATTACTGATCCTGCAACACAAAGAtttgaagtcccccatgagcATGTGGGCTCTTTCAATGGACCTGCAGCCTCCAATTTAAACTACAGAGTGGAAGTGAGGTCAAATCCCTTTGGTATTGTGGTGACCAGAGTGAGCAATGGGAAAGTGCT ttttgaTACTACCATAGGACCACTGCAGTATTCTGACCAGTTTTTACAGCTATCAATCAAACTACCTAGCAGCAACATTTATGGTGTGGGAGAGCATGTGCATAAGCAGTATCGACATGATCTCAACTGGAAAACCTGGCCTCTGTTCAGCAGGGATATTGGTCCCTCTGAA CAAATGTATAACTTATATGGAGTTCAGACTTTCTTCATGTGTTTGGAGGACAGCAGTGGAGCCTCTTTCGGTGTTTTCCTGATGAATAGCAATGCCATGG AGTTTGCGgtgcagcctgctccagcagtgACCTACAGAACCATTGGTGGCATCCTTGACTTCTATATCCTCTTGGGGAACAGTCCAGAGCAAGTAGTTCAAGAGTATTTACAG TTTGTGGGACTCCCAATGATGCCTTCCTACTGGAGTCTGGGCTTCCAGCTCAGCCGTTGGAATTATGGCTCTCTGGATGAGGTGAAGGCTGTTGTGCAAAGGAACCGTCAGATACAACTCCCTTAT GATGCTCAGATCACTGACATTGATTACATGGAGCAAAAGAAGGATTTTACATATGACAAAGTGCTGTTTAGTGATCTTCCTAATTTTGCAACTTTCATGCatgacaaagaacaaaaatatattatCATATTG GATCCTGCTATTAGCACACAACCTCTAGTTGATGGTAATCAATATGACAGCTACGTCAGGGGGGAGAACAGGAAAGTCTGGGTCAATGAATCAGATGGAGTAACAACATTAGTTGGAGAG GTATGGCCAGGGGAAACTGTGTTCCCAGACTTCACCAACCCAGAGTGCACCAGTTGGTGGGTGGAAGAATGCAGACAGTTTCATGGCATAGTGCCATATGATGGGATCTGGATT GATATGAATGAAGTGTCCAACTTTGTTCAAGGTTCAAATAAAGGCTGTGAGCAGAATGACTTAAACTATCCTCCATTCACTCCCA ATATTGTTGATAAACTCATGTTTTCCAAGACACTCTGTATGGATGCAGTGCAGAAATGGGGCAAACACTACGATGTCCACAGTCTTTATGGATATTCCATGGCCATAGCAACAAGACA agccaTCGAAACGGTGTTTCCAGGAAAACGAAGCTTCCTTATTTCAAGGTCTACTTTTATTGGATCAGGAAAGCACACAGGACACTGGCTGGGAGATAATGCAGCAACATGGGAACAGCTAAGATGGTCACTACCTGGAATGCTGGAATTCAGCCTCTTTGGATTTCCTTAT attGGAGCAGATATCTGTGGCTTCGTTTTTGACACAACAGAAGAACTCTGCAGACGATGGATGCAAGTAGGAGCGTTTTATCCATTTTCCCGGAATCACAATGCTGAAGGATACATA CCTCAAGATCCGGCTGTGTTTGGAGCTGATTCAGTTTTGGTGCAGACCTCCAAGCACTACCTGAACATTCGCTACACTCTACTGCCCTACTTATACACGCTCTTTTATAGAGCCCACACTCGAGGGGATACAGTTGTGCGTCCAGTTTTGCATGA gTTCTACACTGATGAAGGGACATGGGGAATTGATAGGCAGTTCCTGTGGGGTCCTGGGCTGCTTATTTCTGCTGTAATTGATCAG GGTGCAGATGTAATTGATGCATATATTCCTGATGCAGTATGGTATGAGTATGAAACT GGGGCAAGAAtctcagagagaaaacaatGGACCAAGATGTACCTGCCAGCTGACAAACTGGGGCTCCACTTGAGAGGAGGCTATATTTACCCTATTCAAGAACCAAATACTACAACAGTTAAAAG CCGCCGGAATCCACTGGGTCTTATAATTGCCCTGAACGAGAACAATACAGCTGCTGGGGAGTTATTCTGGGATGATGGAGAATCTACGG GAACAATTGAGAGTAACAACTACATTTACTATGAGTTTACAGTTTCCAAT AACCGTCTACAAATGAATGCCATTAGCAGCAGTTATGTTGATCCAAACAACTTAAGATTTGAAGAAATCAAAATCCTGGGAGCGCTCCaagaaataacagctgttactgtctACCCAGACAATGTAGGGCAAGGCTCTTCACATAATATCACCTACTATCCTACAGAGAAG GTTGCTCATATAACAGGGCTTCAGCTGGAACTGGGAAGATCTTACACGATTGAGTGGACTCAACAACAGAGTGTCAACGAAAGGTTTGATTGTTATCCCGGCATAGATccaacaagagaaaaatgtgaacaACTTGGCTGTGTCTGGGAT CAGGCACCATCAGACCCGAATCGTCCATCCTGCTATTTCACCTCCGACAATGTTTATTCTGTTGAAGAAGTAGAATACTCCTCATCAGGTTTGGCAGCCAACCTGATCTTAAACAGTGCCAATACCAGAGCTAATGACAATTACACCGCACCAATTAGTACGCTACGCTTGGAGGTTAAATATCATACCAACAACATGCTGCAATTTAAG atTTATGATTACCAGAATGCACGATATGAGGTTCCTATAGAATTAAATCTCCCAACCTCCCCAACAAGTACCTCTGAGGGGCGGCTCTATGATGTGTCAGTTCAGAAAAAACCATTTGGCATACAGATTCGACGCAAAAGCACGGGGACAGTTGT ctgGGATTCACAGCTGCCTACCTTCACATTCAGCGACATGTTCATTCAGATTTCTACTCGCTTGCCATCCCAGTACATATATGGATTTGGGGAAACTGAGCACACTACATATCGACGTAACATGAACTGGAACACCTGGGGAATGTTCACAAGGGATCAGTCTCCTGCT gacCATTTGAATTCCTATGGTTATCACCCCTTTTACATGGCTCTCGAAGAAGATAGCAATGCCCATGGAGTTTTCTTGCTTAACAGCAATGCAATGG ATGTGACTCTTCAGCCAACCCCTGCCCTGACATACCGCACCATTGGAGGAATTCTTGACTTCTACATGGTTTTGGGCCCAACACCAGAACTTGTTGTTCAGGAGTACACTGAA CTAATTGGACGACCAGTGATGCCACCCTACTGGTCCTTGGGATTCCAATTGTGCCGCTATGGATACAGAAATGATTCTGAAGTCGCCCAGCTGGTGGAGGAGATGAAGGCAACTCAAATTCCCTAT GATGTCCAATATGTAGATATTGACCATATGGAACGGCAGCTGGATTTCACCCTTAGCCCACGCTTTTCTGGGTTACCGAATcttattaacaaaataaaaggagaaggaaTGAGATTTATCATTATACTG GATCCAGCCATCTCTGGAAATGAAACTGATTATCCTACCTTCTCAAGAGGTGTGGCTGATGATGTCTTCATGAAGTGGCCAAACAGCAACGACATTATATATTCCAGG GTCTGGCCGTTTCTTCCCAATGTACAAGTCAATGAGTCACTGCCTGAGCAAACCCAAATACAG CTCTATGGAGCACATGTAGCTTTCCCAGACTTCCTCCGCAATTCCACAGTACAGTGGTGGAAGAGAGAAATCGTGGAGTTCTACAACAATCCCACTGATCCCTCAAAAAGTATCAAGTTTGATGGCCTGTGGATT GACATGAATGAACCGGCAACTTTTATGAATGCTGCATTTGGTGGATGTAGAAATGAGATTCTAAATAACCCACCGTATATGCCTC ATTTGGGATACCGGTCAGAAGGCTTAACTTACAAAAGTCCATGCATGGAAGGTCAGCAGTACCTCCCAGATGGTACCCCGGTTAGACACTATGATGTCCACAGCCTTTATGGATGGGCTCAAACAAGACCTACCCTTGA AGCATTGCAGAGTGTCACAAGGGAACGTGGGATTGTCATCACCCGTTCAACATATCCCAGCAGTGGAAGATGGGCAGGACATTGGCTGGGTGATAATGCTGCAGCTTGGGATCAGTTGTCAAAGTCGATTATTG GTATGATGGAGTTCAGTCTCTTTGGAATATCATAT ACAGGAGCTGATATCTGTGGCTTCTTTAATGACTCGGAGTATGAGTTGTGTCTTCGTTGGATGCAGCTGGGTTCATTCTACCCATATTCAAGGAACCACAATGAGAAAGGAACAAAG AGGCAAGATCCTGCTTCCTGGAATTCAACATTTGTGAACATTTCCCGGCATGTGATGAATATCAGATACACCCTGTTGCCCTATTTGTACACCCTAATGCATGAGGCCCATGCCCATGGCAGTACTGTGGTCCGCCCCATACTCCATGA GTTTGCACAAGAAAGAGCAACCTGGGATATATTTGAGCAATTCCTCTGGGGACCTGCACTGCTCATCAGCCCTGTAATGACTCCG GGTGCTGTAACAGTGAATGCTTACATACCCAATGCCCGCTGGTATGATTACCACACA GATGAAGTTATTAATGCTAGGGGAGAATACAGAGTTTTACCAGCTCCTTTGGAACATATCAATCTTCATATCCGAGGTGGTTACATCCTGGCTTGGCAAGAACCTGCTAATACAACCTATTTCAG